From Desulfatitalea tepidiphila, one genomic window encodes:
- a CDS encoding ABC transporter ATP-binding protein, with the protein MSTATMTHSQTQAPPVIRLERVTRAYSTGGGGFAGGHTMVTSLHEVDLEIHAGEIFGLVGESGSGKTTAARLMVRLEHPNHGRVLYHDENIAKLRGKKLKRFRRRVQMIFQDPYQSLNPYQSVQHIVEEPLAIHQLGLPAQRQDKVIETLTQVGLTPCRTYLHRYPHQLSGGQRQRVAIARALVLSPDVLIADEPTSMLDASIAIQIFGILSEVQRRRQVTMLFITHSLAAAHFLCDRIAVIYRGHIVEIGPAKSVIAEPRHPYTQALLDALPRFGHPWGERRFNTLREIHRSEPATGGCPFFSRCAPANLDLCRHQRPALKSIDGIHSSACFLVD; encoded by the coding sequence ATGTCCACTGCAACCATGACCCATTCGCAAACCCAAGCACCGCCGGTGATTCGCCTGGAGCGGGTCACGCGGGCGTATTCTACCGGCGGTGGCGGATTCGCTGGGGGCCATACCATGGTGACATCGCTCCATGAGGTGGACCTGGAGATCCACGCCGGTGAAATCTTCGGCCTGGTGGGCGAAAGCGGCAGCGGTAAGACGACCGCCGCCCGGTTGATGGTCCGCCTGGAACATCCCAACCACGGCCGGGTGTTGTACCATGACGAGAATATCGCCAAGTTGCGCGGAAAAAAACTGAAACGATTTCGACGCCGGGTGCAGATGATCTTCCAGGACCCTTACCAATCACTCAACCCTTATCAGTCGGTGCAGCATATCGTCGAGGAGCCGCTGGCCATTCATCAATTGGGACTGCCGGCCCAACGTCAGGACAAAGTGATCGAGACGCTGACCCAGGTGGGACTGACACCTTGCCGGACGTACCTTCATCGCTATCCCCACCAGCTCAGCGGGGGGCAACGTCAGCGCGTGGCCATTGCTCGGGCCTTGGTACTGTCCCCCGATGTGTTGATCGCCGACGAACCCACATCCATGCTCGATGCCTCGATTGCCATTCAAATCTTCGGGATTTTGTCCGAGGTGCAGCGGCGGCGGCAGGTCACCATGCTCTTTATTACCCACAGCCTGGCGGCGGCTCACTTCTTGTGCGATCGGATCGCGGTGATCTACCGCGGTCACATCGTCGAAATCGGCCCGGCCAAATCGGTGATTGCCGAACCGCGACATCCTTACACCCAAGCCCTGCTCGACGCACTGCCACGGTTCGGGCATCCATGGGGAGAACGCCGGTTCAACACCCTGAGGGAGATACACCGTAGCGAACCAGCGACCGGCGGTTGCCCCTTCTTCTCCCGCTGCGCCCCGGCCAACCTGGATCTTTGCCGTCACCAGCGGCCGGCGCTGAAATCGATAGATGGCATACACAGCAGTGCCTGCTTTTTGGTGGACTGA
- a CDS encoding N-formylglutamate amidohydrolase, with translation MQLPFVLSIPHCGSEMPPEIRSDVVLTDREIVESVDFGTREIFGSLKALHAIQARWSRLVVDLNRNPSDFGAKGVVALKDYHGREVFLPGKAPTRAQIERRMIRYARPYHEAIVNALRNDEAIGLIDCHSLNGIGPADAPDRGLVRKDITLSNNGDPHGRPLSDDAATTCPAETLKMAAEAFRAQGFSVSINRPYRGGYIVNHFGGLLRSRGRFAIQIEMNQDLYMARDAILPDPACIESITERVKQAFAEWTLGLQNHT, from the coding sequence ATGCAACTGCCGTTTGTCCTGTCCATTCCCCATTGCGGCTCTGAAATGCCGCCCGAGATCCGATCCGACGTGGTCTTGACCGATCGTGAAATCGTCGAATCGGTGGATTTCGGCACACGAGAAATTTTCGGCAGCCTCAAGGCGCTCCATGCCATCCAGGCCCGTTGGAGTCGTCTAGTCGTCGATTTGAACCGCAACCCTTCAGACTTCGGCGCCAAGGGCGTTGTGGCGCTGAAAGATTATCATGGAAGAGAGGTGTTTCTGCCTGGCAAGGCACCCACCCGGGCCCAAATCGAAAGGCGGATGATTCGCTACGCCCGGCCCTACCATGAGGCCATCGTCAACGCATTGCGCAACGACGAAGCCATCGGACTGATCGACTGTCACTCTTTGAACGGCATTGGTCCCGCCGATGCGCCGGACCGCGGCCTGGTGCGTAAAGACATCACTTTGAGCAATAATGGTGACCCGCACGGACGACCGCTCTCCGACGACGCGGCAACCACCTGCCCGGCCGAAACCCTCAAGATGGCCGCAGAGGCCTTCCGGGCCCAGGGATTTTCGGTCTCGATCAACCGCCCCTACCGGGGCGGCTATATCGTCAATCATTTCGGTGGGCTGCTTCGGTCGCGGGGCCGTTTTGCGATCCAGATAGAGATGAACCAGGATCTTTACATGGCGAGGGATGCCATTCTTCCCGACCCTGCATGCATCGAAAGCATTACGGAACGGGTCAAACAGGCCTTTGCCGAATGGACGCTGGGACTGCAGAACCACACCTGA
- a CDS encoding adenylate/guanylate cyclase domain-containing protein, whose protein sequence is MKRDGKQKDGRQSVRRVLISGVFWRILVIEMILLVFSLAYRAYTQEVQAVDLFWYAVRILVLVAIIIAFVTLSLRRFLNRRIIEPLEEISRANQHLNTDAPEVNSVRLPEGTPDEIVQIVDTRQRMLQSILDVSADRLRLVNFIRDTFGRYLSRKVVDEILASPDGSNLGGRRETVTILMADLRGFTRIADTYDAEQTMALLNRFFGDMARIIFSYDGMIDEFLGDGILTIFGVPERHLDDPARSVACAIDMQNHLVALNAEISREGYPPLSMGIGIHTGQVIVGNIGSEIRAKYGIVGNTVNIAGRIESLTTGGEIYISEDTHRLIPCPLDVEGPETVMMKGLVRPLVCYAVKAIGAPYDLRLQALQTKEDETEINLSLTCWRVDDKKVVEPGIPGQTHCVTENGISITLAEPLPNQSDVKLQLDFCTQAHCFNAVYAKIIATETRGPHTLHRLRITSIDPKDRDILRHWRKAAA, encoded by the coding sequence GTGAAACGTGATGGAAAACAGAAGGATGGGCGCCAAAGCGTACGCCGGGTGCTGATCAGCGGCGTCTTCTGGCGGATTCTGGTCATCGAAATGATCTTGCTGGTCTTTTCGCTGGCCTATCGCGCCTACACCCAGGAGGTGCAGGCCGTCGACCTTTTCTGGTACGCGGTCCGCATTCTCGTTCTGGTCGCCATCATCATCGCCTTCGTCACCTTGTCGCTGCGCCGTTTCCTCAACCGGCGCATCATTGAGCCGTTGGAAGAAATTTCGCGCGCCAATCAGCACCTGAACACCGACGCGCCAGAGGTCAACAGCGTGCGACTGCCCGAGGGCACCCCCGACGAAATCGTACAAATCGTCGATACCCGCCAGCGCATGCTCCAATCGATCCTCGACGTCTCGGCCGACCGGCTCCGGCTGGTCAACTTTATCCGCGACACCTTCGGCCGCTATCTCTCCCGCAAAGTGGTGGACGAGATTCTGGCATCGCCGGATGGCAGCAATTTGGGGGGGCGGCGCGAAACGGTGACCATCCTGATGGCCGATCTGCGCGGGTTTACCCGCATTGCCGATACCTACGATGCCGAGCAGACCATGGCCCTGCTCAACCGCTTTTTCGGCGACATGGCGCGCATCATCTTCTCTTACGATGGTATGATCGATGAATTTCTAGGTGATGGCATCCTGACCATCTTCGGTGTGCCCGAACGGCACCTCGACGATCCGGCCCGGTCCGTGGCCTGCGCCATCGACATGCAAAATCATCTGGTCGCGCTCAACGCCGAGATTTCCAGGGAAGGATACCCCCCATTGTCCATGGGCATCGGCATTCACACCGGCCAGGTGATCGTGGGCAACATCGGCTCGGAGATCCGGGCCAAATATGGCATCGTGGGCAACACGGTCAATATCGCGGGGCGCATCGAATCTCTTACCACCGGCGGAGAGATTTATATCAGCGAGGATACCCACCGCTTGATTCCTTGCCCGTTGGATGTCGAGGGACCCGAGACCGTGATGATGAAAGGCTTGGTCCGGCCGCTGGTCTGCTATGCGGTCAAGGCCATCGGTGCACCGTATGACCTCAGGCTGCAGGCCCTCCAGACAAAGGAAGACGAAACGGAAATCAACCTGTCGCTCACCTGCTGGCGTGTGGACGACAAAAAAGTCGTTGAACCCGGCATACCAGGACAGACTCACTGTGTCACGGAAAATGGTATCAGCATCACCCTGGCGGAGCCGCTGCCCAACCAGAGCGACGTCAAGCTGCAACTTGATTTTTGCACCCAGGCGCACTGTTTCAATGCCGTTTACGCCAAAATCATTGCAACGGAAACCCGGGGCCCGCACACCCTGCATCGTTTACGCATCACCTCCATCGATCCCAAAGACCGCGACATCCTGCGCCACTGGCGAAAGGCAGCCGCTTAA
- a CDS encoding TAXI family TRAP transporter solute-binding subunit yields MKRATLFVLSLVAIALVVTPAMAKTTFVSIGTGGTGGIYYPYGGGVAEIWSKHVKGVKAVAEVTGASVENVKLAHKGETVVGEVMGDVAVAGYTGDSKFQGKKHDILSMAIMYPNLLQIVVLKKSGITDIMQVKGRSISSGSPGSGTNFMAEAVLKSLGITPDDYKDSRLSFTETANALRDGTIEVGIWSVGPGTSSILDLATTHEIHMIAFTPEQTEKILAANPTYSAIDLTGGVYRGIDQPVPTIGVWNVMIVQSSLDTDLVYRLAKALFEKNDYLKKIHPSAAYTTPENAVKYSPIPLHPGTIKYLAEKGITVPDNLKP; encoded by the coding sequence ATGAAACGTGCGACTCTGTTTGTTCTTTCCCTCGTGGCGATAGCCCTGGTCGTGACCCCGGCAATGGCCAAAACGACCTTTGTCAGCATCGGCACCGGCGGTACCGGCGGCATTTACTACCCCTATGGCGGCGGGGTGGCCGAGATCTGGTCCAAACACGTCAAGGGCGTGAAGGCGGTGGCCGAAGTCACCGGCGCCAGCGTGGAGAACGTCAAACTGGCCCACAAGGGAGAAACCGTGGTCGGCGAGGTCATGGGCGATGTGGCCGTGGCCGGCTATACGGGTGACAGCAAATTCCAGGGCAAGAAACACGACATTCTCTCCATGGCGATCATGTATCCCAACCTGCTGCAGATCGTTGTCCTGAAAAAGAGCGGGATTACCGATATCATGCAGGTCAAGGGGCGCAGCATCAGCTCCGGCAGTCCGGGCAGCGGCACAAACTTCATGGCCGAGGCCGTGCTCAAGTCGTTGGGGATTACGCCGGACGACTATAAAGACAGCCGCCTTTCTTTCACCGAAACGGCCAACGCCCTTCGCGACGGCACCATCGAGGTGGGCATCTGGTCGGTGGGCCCGGGCACCAGCTCGATCCTGGACCTGGCCACGACCCACGAGATTCACATGATCGCCTTTACGCCCGAACAGACCGAAAAAATCCTTGCGGCCAATCCCACCTATTCGGCCATCGACCTGACCGGCGGCGTCTATCGCGGTATCGACCAGCCCGTGCCCACCATCGGCGTGTGGAATGTGATGATCGTCCAGTCCTCTCTGGACACCGACCTCGTCTACCGACTGGCCAAGGCGCTGTTCGAGAAAAACGACTACCTGAAGAAAATTCATCCCTCGGCCGCCTATACGACACCGGAGAATGCGGTGAAATACTCGCCGATTCCACTGCATCCGGGGACGATCAAATATCTCGCAGAAAAAGGCATCACCGTTCCCGACAATTTGAAGCCCTGA
- a CDS encoding DUF1850 domain-containing protein yields the protein MKARSVKRLALLAAAPLVLLIAGGCYLPGGFELSVTPVLGGAPLLVLPLEPDERFTIRYIHSVEKSPIWEVHSVDHAGRIHIEEEIYLKFGAGMGKMPGIGRMVTRGPYEVIEGMHMPTGDFVLRVGSAGVDHTVIWRGSRTNLSALAPHKAVQFRAHPVSWLRRAWHRIFPHAATPSPNSV from the coding sequence ATGAAGGCAAGGTCCGTCAAACGCCTGGCATTGCTGGCAGCTGCGCCTTTAGTGCTGCTGATCGCCGGCGGATGTTATCTTCCCGGCGGTTTTGAGCTATCCGTGACACCGGTACTGGGGGGCGCGCCGCTCCTGGTGCTGCCCCTCGAACCGGACGAACGCTTCACGATCCGCTACATCCATTCGGTCGAAAAATCGCCCATATGGGAAGTCCACAGCGTGGACCATGCGGGTCGCATTCACATCGAAGAAGAAATCTACCTGAAATTCGGTGCAGGCATGGGAAAAATGCCGGGGATCGGCCGCATGGTGACGAGGGGGCCCTACGAAGTCATCGAGGGGATGCACATGCCGACCGGGGACTTCGTCCTGCGCGTCGGCAGTGCAGGTGTGGATCATACCGTCATCTGGCGCGGCAGCCGGACCAACTTGTCGGCCCTGGCGCCGCACAAGGCCGTGCAGTTCCGGGCTCACCCCGTGTCCTGGCTCCGTCGCGCGTGGCATCGCATCTTTCCCCATGCCGCCACACCGTCGCCCAATTCCGTGTAA
- a CDS encoding TRAP transporter permease, whose product MTPKPNTALDNGNQLLIVATAKIVMVVAISLSLYQLYTAGITALTALVQRSIHLGAILTLTFLLKPAYSKADKDRINAWVVLDWVLVAASIYCTAYICLNLTEIFDRQGDWLPADRLVSVIGTILVLEACRRVIGLFMTGICIVMMLYAYFGPYMPELIIHKGYSIERIATTLWLTTEGIFGLPLGVAATFVFVFVLFGAFLESTGGGNFFIEMAYALTGRFSGGPAKTSVVASGFMGSVSGSAVGNVVATGSFTIPMMKRVGYRPHVAGAIEAAASTGGQLMPPIMGAGAFLMAEFTNTSYLTIIKVALVPAIMYYLTVLIFVHFEAQKMGLKGQPKEKLPRIGQTLRNGLHFIIPVAILIYVLLNNYSPMMAGFVTVISTVLASMAANAVRWVRMPAGGENKRSVLGFATDELVSIKEALEKGARNAVMVSVACAAAGIIVGMVTLTGMGLKFSSLVLELSFGIKALAILLIGAASLVLGMGLPVTASYIVLATLAGPALLDMGVPLLVGHMIVFWYSQDANVTPPVSLASFAGAGVAGANPMRTAFTSWKLAKGLYIIPLVMAYRPLLGVGPTYQLFDLEVGLTMLTTTLGLVAFAAGIERYFFRKATWLETILFWAAAACLLWPIFWVDMLGLALFVIVIVMQKMIGDGGERVASPNIQQLK is encoded by the coding sequence ATGACACCGAAACCGAACACCGCCCTGGATAACGGTAATCAACTCCTGATCGTCGCAACAGCAAAAATCGTCATGGTCGTCGCCATCAGTCTGAGCCTCTATCAGCTCTACACGGCCGGCATCACGGCCCTGACCGCCCTGGTGCAGCGCTCGATCCACCTGGGGGCCATCCTGACCCTCACGTTTCTATTGAAACCCGCGTATTCCAAAGCCGACAAGGATCGCATCAATGCCTGGGTCGTCCTCGACTGGGTGCTTGTGGCGGCCTCGATCTACTGTACGGCCTACATCTGCCTGAACCTCACCGAAATCTTCGACCGCCAGGGCGACTGGCTGCCGGCCGATCGTCTGGTGAGCGTCATCGGCACGATCCTCGTGCTAGAGGCCTGCCGGCGCGTCATCGGCCTCTTCATGACCGGCATCTGCATCGTCATGATGCTCTATGCCTACTTCGGGCCCTACATGCCCGAACTGATCATCCACAAGGGCTATTCCATCGAACGAATCGCCACCACCCTGTGGCTCACCACCGAGGGCATCTTCGGCCTGCCCCTCGGCGTGGCCGCCACGTTTGTATTTGTATTCGTGCTCTTCGGCGCCTTCCTGGAAAGCACGGGCGGCGGCAACTTCTTTATCGAGATGGCCTATGCGCTCACCGGCCGATTTTCGGGAGGTCCGGCCAAGACCTCGGTGGTCGCCTCCGGTTTCATGGGATCGGTTTCCGGATCGGCCGTGGGCAACGTGGTGGCTACCGGATCGTTCACCATCCCCATGATGAAACGGGTAGGCTATCGGCCTCATGTGGCCGGCGCCATCGAGGCCGCGGCCTCCACAGGCGGGCAGCTCATGCCGCCCATCATGGGCGCCGGCGCCTTCCTCATGGCCGAATTTACCAACACCAGTTATTTGACCATCATCAAGGTGGCCCTGGTGCCGGCCATCATGTACTATCTCACCGTCCTTATCTTCGTGCACTTCGAGGCCCAGAAAATGGGCCTCAAGGGCCAACCCAAAGAGAAGTTGCCGCGAATCGGCCAAACGCTCCGCAACGGGCTGCACTTCATCATCCCGGTGGCGATCCTGATCTATGTGCTGCTCAACAACTATTCGCCCATGATGGCCGGCTTCGTCACCGTCATCAGCACGGTGCTTGCCAGCATGGCCGCCAACGCCGTGCGATGGGTCAGAATGCCGGCCGGTGGGGAAAATAAACGGTCCGTTTTGGGATTTGCCACCGATGAACTGGTCAGCATCAAAGAGGCCCTCGAAAAAGGGGCCAGGAATGCCGTCATGGTCTCGGTGGCGTGCGCCGCGGCGGGCATCATCGTGGGCATGGTGACACTCACCGGCATGGGTCTTAAATTCTCCAGCCTGGTGCTCGAATTGAGTTTCGGCATCAAGGCCCTGGCCATCCTGCTCATCGGCGCCGCGTCTTTAGTGCTGGGCATGGGGCTGCCGGTCACCGCCAGCTATATCGTTCTGGCCACCCTGGCGGGCCCGGCCCTGTTGGACATGGGCGTGCCCCTGCTGGTCGGTCACATGATCGTGTTCTGGTATTCCCAGGATGCCAATGTCACCCCGCCGGTCAGCCTGGCGAGTTTCGCCGGGGCCGGCGTGGCCGGCGCCAATCCCATGCGCACGGCCTTCACCTCGTGGAAGCTGGCCAAAGGGCTCTACATCATCCCTCTGGTCATGGCCTATCGGCCCCTGTTGGGTGTCGGTCCGACCTATCAGCTGTTCGACCTGGAGGTGGGGCTGACCATGCTCACCACCACCCTGGGTCTGGTGGCCTTCGCGGCAGGTATCGAACGCTATTTCTTCCGAAAAGCAACCTGGCTGGAAACCATCCTCTTCTGGGCGGCCGCGGCCTGTCTGCTCTGGCCCATATTTTGGGTCGACATGCTGGGGTTGGCGTTGTTCGTCATCGTCATTGTCATGCAAAAAATGATTGGGGATGGAGGGGAGCGGGTCGCGTCGCCCAACATTCAGCAACTTAAATGA
- the bcp gene encoding thioredoxin-dependent thiol peroxidase: MNQLERGDQAPAFSLPDQNGKRVSLSEFQGKKLFLYFYPKADTPGUTTQAQAVRDALPQMKKMGVAMLGISPDLPAQQKKFDEKYGLGFPLLSDPDHRVASAYGVWGEKKMFGKTIEGIVRSAFLLDEAGLILDAWYRISPKETVPKLAKALEAL, translated from the coding sequence ATGAACCAACTTGAGAGAGGCGATCAGGCCCCTGCGTTTTCGCTGCCCGACCAGAATGGGAAGCGTGTTTCATTATCGGAATTTCAAGGGAAAAAGCTTTTTCTCTATTTTTATCCCAAGGCCGATACGCCTGGCTGAACCACTCAAGCCCAGGCGGTGCGGGACGCACTGCCCCAAATGAAAAAGATGGGCGTGGCGATGCTGGGCATCAGTCCGGACCTGCCGGCTCAGCAGAAAAAATTCGACGAGAAATATGGCCTGGGATTTCCGCTCCTGTCCGATCCGGACCACCGCGTGGCGTCCGCCTACGGGGTCTGGGGGGAGAAGAAGATGTTCGGCAAGACGATCGAGGGCATCGTTCGATCGGCTTTCCTCCTCGACGAAGCCGGTTTGATACTGGATGCCTGGTACAGGATCAGCCCCAAAGAAACGGTGCCCAAGCTGGCCAAGGCGCTCGAAGCGCTTTAG
- a CDS encoding cyclase family protein: MGRQLIDLAIAIESGLPSDPEMMIPQIDYIDHTQGAEQMTQFFPGLKKEQLPDGLGWAVESIHLTTHSGTHLDAPFHYHPRMDGGAPAMTIDQVPLEWCFQDGVLLDFSHKTDGDRITADDVATRLKEIDYRLKPLDIVLVRTGADRFWGRPEYLVKGAGMTRESTLYLLERGIKVVGIDAWSWDRPLPFLAQEFQSKGDPSVIWEAHFAGIERGYCHMEKMANLDRIPVAHGFKVACFPVKIKNASAGWTRPVAIIET, encoded by the coding sequence ATGGGAAGACAACTCATCGACCTGGCCATCGCCATTGAATCGGGGCTGCCCAGCGATCCCGAGATGATGATTCCGCAAATCGACTACATCGATCACACCCAGGGGGCTGAACAAATGACCCAGTTCTTTCCGGGCCTCAAGAAAGAACAACTGCCCGATGGTCTGGGATGGGCCGTGGAGTCGATCCACCTGACCACCCACTCGGGCACCCACCTGGATGCACCGTTTCATTACCATCCCAGAATGGATGGGGGCGCCCCGGCCATGACCATCGATCAGGTGCCCCTGGAGTGGTGTTTCCAGGATGGCGTGTTGCTCGATTTCAGCCACAAAACGGATGGGGACCGCATCACCGCCGACGATGTAGCTACCCGATTGAAAGAGATCGACTACCGGCTCAAACCCCTGGACATCGTGCTGGTGCGAACCGGCGCCGACCGCTTCTGGGGCCGCCCCGAATATCTCGTCAAAGGTGCCGGTATGACCCGAGAGTCGACCCTCTATCTCTTGGAACGCGGCATCAAGGTGGTGGGAATCGATGCCTGGTCGTGGGACCGCCCCCTGCCTTTCCTGGCGCAGGAATTTCAATCCAAGGGTGATCCTTCGGTCATTTGGGAGGCCCATTTTGCCGGTATCGAGCGGGGTTACTGCCACATGGAAAAAATGGCCAACCTCGACCGGATCCCTGTCGCCCACGGTTTCAAGGTGGCCTGCTTCCCCGTCAAGATCAAAAACGCCTCGGCCGGCTGGACACGGCCGGTGGCCATCATCGAAACCTGA
- the miaA gene encoding tRNA (adenosine(37)-N6)-dimethylallyltransferase MiaA translates to MNTSDPPKIVIVCGPTGVGKTAFAIELAKRFGGEIVGADSMQIYRRMDIGTAKPTAEEKAVVPHHMVDIIAPDEPFDAAAYGRRADAIVTQLLADNKIAFVVGGTGLYIKALIYGLFKGRTVDDRVRQTLQARLADEGAPALYDALKDRDPSAAARIHPNDTYRILRALEVVETTGRAISEFHEAHHFGKARYRGSYIGLTLPREQLYARIDGRVDAMIAAGLLEEVRGLLASGYGPELKSMQSLGYRHMIAYIQGELTWDEALRTLKRDHRRYAKRQLTWFKAVDGMHWLAPDEIDTAAEQIDRFFAAA, encoded by the coding sequence GTGAATACTTCCGATCCACCGAAAATCGTGATCGTTTGCGGCCCCACCGGCGTGGGTAAAACCGCTTTTGCCATCGAGCTGGCCAAACGATTCGGTGGAGAGATCGTGGGGGCCGACTCCATGCAGATCTACCGTCGGATGGACATCGGCACGGCCAAGCCAACAGCCGAAGAAAAAGCGGTCGTACCCCACCACATGGTGGATATCATCGCTCCGGATGAACCGTTTGACGCGGCAGCATACGGTCGACGGGCCGATGCGATCGTCACGCAACTTCTGGCGGACAATAAGATTGCGTTTGTCGTCGGTGGCACGGGGTTGTACATCAAGGCATTGATCTATGGCCTTTTCAAAGGCCGCACCGTCGATGACAGGGTTCGGCAAACCTTACAGGCCCGGTTGGCCGACGAGGGCGCGCCGGCCCTGTATGACGCTCTAAAGGATCGAGATCCTTCGGCGGCGGCACGCATCCATCCCAACGACACCTACCGTATATTGCGAGCCCTGGAAGTTGTCGAGACGACGGGGCGCGCCATCAGCGAATTCCATGAAGCCCATCATTTTGGGAAAGCGCGCTACAGGGGATCTTACATCGGCCTGACATTGCCGCGAGAGCAGTTGTACGCCCGGATCGATGGACGCGTGGACGCCATGATCGCAGCCGGGTTGCTCGAAGAGGTGCGCGGTTTGCTCGCATCGGGATACGGGCCGGAGCTCAAGTCCATGCAATCGCTGGGATACCGCCACATGATCGCCTATATTCAGGGCGAGTTGACCTGGGATGAAGCGTTGCGAACCCTGAAACGCGACCATCGCCGCTATGCCAAACGTCAGCTGACCTGGTTCAAGGCAGTGGACGGGATGCACTGGCTGGCCCCCGACGAGATCGATACCGCGGCCGAACAGATCGACCGCTTTTTTGCCGCGGCCTGA
- a CDS encoding ferritin-like domain-containing protein, which produces MPFKNLDDIIDFAIEKEKEAADFYMEVSEQEKFSGKKEMLLEFSAEERKHQALLEDLKAGNVGQKLDDYKFKWITDIKRSDYVDEITYHPGMGYNELLMLAMKREENALKLYNELLANAQTDAQKKVFKMLCQEEAKHKLSLETMYDDFMSEMGD; this is translated from the coding sequence ATGCCGTTCAAAAATCTCGACGATATCATCGACTTTGCCATTGAAAAGGAAAAAGAGGCCGCTGATTTTTATATGGAGGTCAGCGAGCAGGAGAAGTTCAGCGGTAAGAAGGAGATGCTGCTGGAGTTCTCCGCCGAAGAGCGCAAGCACCAGGCGTTGCTCGAAGATCTCAAGGCCGGCAATGTGGGCCAGAAACTCGATGACTACAAGTTCAAGTGGATTACCGACATCAAGCGTAGCGACTACGTCGATGAGATCACCTACCATCCCGGCATGGGCTATAATGAATTGTTGATGCTCGCCATGAAACGGGAGGAGAATGCCCTGAAATTGTACAACGAGCTGTTGGCCAACGCCCAAACCGATGCACAGAAAAAGGTGTTCAAGATGCTGTGCCAGGAAGAGGCCAAACACAAGTTGTCGCTGGAAACGATGTATGACGATTTTATGTCTGAAATGGGCGATTGA